A window from Labrus mixtus chromosome 14, fLabMix1.1, whole genome shotgun sequence encodes these proteins:
- the fgf13b gene encoding fibroblast growth factor 13b isoform X2, with amino-acid sequence MSGKTKSKEDKDHAAKEPQLKGIVTRLSSRQGFQLQMQPDGTIDGTKDEDSTYAVFNLIPVGLRVVAIQGVQTKLYLAMNNEGFLYTSEHFTPECKFKESVFENYYVTYSSMLYRQQASGRAWYLGLNKEGGIMKGNHVKKNKAAAHFIPKPLKVAMYREPSLHDLTELSRSGSGTPTKSRSASAILNGGGKSPSTNDLS; translated from the exons ATGAGCGGAAAAACGAAAAGCAAAGAGGATAAAGACCATGCCGCCAAAG agcCCCAGTTGAAGGGCATTGTGACCAGGCTCTCCAGTCGACAAGGCTTCCAGCTGCAGATGCAGCCTGATGGCACCATTGATGGGACCAAGGATGAAGATAGCACATATG ctgtgttcaACCTGATCCCAGTGGGGCTTCGTGTGGTGGCCATCCAGGGCGTCCAGACCAAACTGTATCTGGCGATGAACAACGAAGGCTTTCTCTACACCTCT GAACACTTTACCCCAGAGTGTAAGTTCAAGGAGTCGGTGTTTGAGAACTACTACGTCACCTACTCCTCCATGCTGTACCGGCAGCAGGCCTCAGGTCGGGCCTGGTACCTCGGACTCAACAAGGAGGGCGGGATCATGAAGGGGAACCACGTCAAGAAGAACAAGGCAGCAGCACACTTCATACCCAAACCGCTCAAAG tggccATGTATAGGGAGCCGTCTCTCCATGACCTGACAGAACTCTCAAGGTCAGGCAGTGGCACACCAACCAAGAGCCGCAGCGCGTCGGCTATACTTAACGGAGGAGGGAAATCGCCCAGCACCAATGACTTATCCTAG
- the fgf13b gene encoding fibroblast growth factor 13b isoform X3 translates to MTFPLRRATSEPQLKGIVTRLSSRQGFQLQMQPDGTIDGTKDEDSTYAVFNLIPVGLRVVAIQGVQTKLYLAMNNEGFLYTSEHFTPECKFKESVFENYYVTYSSMLYRQQASGRAWYLGLNKEGGIMKGNHVKKNKAAAHFIPKPLKVAMYREPSLHDLTELSRSGSGTPTKSRSASAILNGGGKSPSTNDLS, encoded by the exons ATGACTTTCCCTCTCCGACGAGCCACCTCAG agcCCCAGTTGAAGGGCATTGTGACCAGGCTCTCCAGTCGACAAGGCTTCCAGCTGCAGATGCAGCCTGATGGCACCATTGATGGGACCAAGGATGAAGATAGCACATATG ctgtgttcaACCTGATCCCAGTGGGGCTTCGTGTGGTGGCCATCCAGGGCGTCCAGACCAAACTGTATCTGGCGATGAACAACGAAGGCTTTCTCTACACCTCT GAACACTTTACCCCAGAGTGTAAGTTCAAGGAGTCGGTGTTTGAGAACTACTACGTCACCTACTCCTCCATGCTGTACCGGCAGCAGGCCTCAGGTCGGGCCTGGTACCTCGGACTCAACAAGGAGGGCGGGATCATGAAGGGGAACCACGTCAAGAAGAACAAGGCAGCAGCACACTTCATACCCAAACCGCTCAAAG tggccATGTATAGGGAGCCGTCTCTCCATGACCTGACAGAACTCTCAAGGTCAGGCAGTGGCACACCAACCAAGAGCCGCAGCGCGTCGGCTATACTTAACGGAGGAGGGAAATCGCCCAGCACCAATGACTTATCCTAG
- the fgf13b gene encoding fibroblast growth factor 13b isoform X1 yields the protein MSRAAAIASSLIRQKRQAREREKANACRGGGSPSNSKGTNEKPSKLNVFSRVKLFGSRKKRKRRRPPEPQLKGIVTRLSSRQGFQLQMQPDGTIDGTKDEDSTYAVFNLIPVGLRVVAIQGVQTKLYLAMNNEGFLYTSEHFTPECKFKESVFENYYVTYSSMLYRQQASGRAWYLGLNKEGGIMKGNHVKKNKAAAHFIPKPLKVAMYREPSLHDLTELSRSGSGTPTKSRSASAILNGGGKSPSTNDLS from the exons ATGTCCCGGGCAGCGGCGATCGCCAGCTCCCTGATCCGCCAGAAGCGGCAGGCGAGGGAGCGCGAGAAGGCGAACGCGTGCCGCGGCGGCGGCAGCCCGAGCAACAGCAAAGGCACCAACGAGAAGCCGAGCAAGCTGAACGTGTTCTCGCGTGTCAAATTGTTTGGATCAAGGAAGAAACGGAAGAGAAGGCGACCTCCAG agcCCCAGTTGAAGGGCATTGTGACCAGGCTCTCCAGTCGACAAGGCTTCCAGCTGCAGATGCAGCCTGATGGCACCATTGATGGGACCAAGGATGAAGATAGCACATATG ctgtgttcaACCTGATCCCAGTGGGGCTTCGTGTGGTGGCCATCCAGGGCGTCCAGACCAAACTGTATCTGGCGATGAACAACGAAGGCTTTCTCTACACCTCT GAACACTTTACCCCAGAGTGTAAGTTCAAGGAGTCGGTGTTTGAGAACTACTACGTCACCTACTCCTCCATGCTGTACCGGCAGCAGGCCTCAGGTCGGGCCTGGTACCTCGGACTCAACAAGGAGGGCGGGATCATGAAGGGGAACCACGTCAAGAAGAACAAGGCAGCAGCACACTTCATACCCAAACCGCTCAAAG tggccATGTATAGGGAGCCGTCTCTCCATGACCTGACAGAACTCTCAAGGTCAGGCAGTGGCACACCAACCAAGAGCCGCAGCGCGTCGGCTATACTTAACGGAGGAGGGAAATCGCCCAGCACCAATGACTTATCCTAG